One Aegilops tauschii subsp. strangulata cultivar AL8/78 chromosome 7, Aet v6.0, whole genome shotgun sequence genomic window carries:
- the LOC109776538 gene encoding L-type lectin-domain containing receptor kinase IV.1-like, whose product MAASGAALCLSVLLLIAVCCRSDVDFIYQGFQHAPNLSLDGSASVLRGGALRLTNDSERLVGHAFYGSPVALGTVGDSQSGGGHAVSSFSTAFVFDIVTVGTGGGHGLAFVVAPSRALPGASPEIYLGVLGPNTIGKVSNHVFAVEFDTVTDLGMNETNGNHVGVDVNSLVSNVSEQAAYYTTSAGGEDRKVPVKLESAQQIQAWIDYDGGSSLLNVTVAPVSVTDRPHRPLISTKLDLRSVFKENMYVGFSSATGKLASSHYILAWSFRTNGLAQPIDLRRLPKVPRQRTPAPKVLIIKFAAVACAGTITLVAAAMVTVLWLRRRAALADKLEDWELEHPQRIPYMELYKAARGFKESGFLGSGGFGHVYKGVLGRRRSGSGYGDEVAIKRISSGTKQGMREFVAEVSSLGRMRHRNLVELRGWCKHDQDLLLVYEFMPNGSLDAHLFGAAEQGKVLTWAQRFGVIRGVARGLLYLHEEWEHVVVHRDVKANNVLLGADMGARLGDFGLARLHEHGAAPGTTRVAGTLGYMAPELTVTSRATTATDVFSFGALLLEVACGRRPVERGEAADVVLVRWVRGCGLDGDLLRAVDPRLDGCYDAAEAKLVLCLGMVCSLGRPEARPSMRQVCQFLNGEKVLPEDAVLVFSDPDSSVFLGPVLSSMTLSSSGGTMSLASQHGGR is encoded by the coding sequence ATGGCGGCATCCGGTGCTGCTCTGTGTCTCTCCGTCCTGCTCCTCATCGCCGTCTGTTGCCGCTCCGACGTCGACTTCATCTACCAGGGATTCCAGCACGCGCCCAACCTGAGCCTGGACGGGTCGGCGTCGGTGCTGCGCGGCGGCGCGCTCCGGCTCACCAACGACAGCGAGCGCCTCGTCGGCCACGCCTTTTACGGCTCCCCCGTGGCCCTGGGCACGGTCGGTGACAGCCAGAGCGGTGGCGGCCACGCGGTCTCCTCCTTCAGCACCGCCTTCGTCTTCGACATCGTGACCGTCGGCACCGGCGGCGGCCACGGCCTCGCCTTCGTGGTGGCCCCGTCCAGGGCGCTCCCCGGCGCGTCGCCCGAGATCTACCTCGGCGTCCTCGGGCCGAACACTATCGGAAAGGTCTCCAACCATGTGTTTGCCGTCGAGTTCGACACGGTCACTGACCTGGGGATGAATGAGACCAATGGCAACCACGTCGGCGTCGACGTCAACAGCCTCGTGTCTAATGTGTCCGAGCAGGCCGCGTACTACACCACCAGCGCCGGCGGGGAGGACAGGAAGGTGCCCGTGAAGCTGGAGAGCGCACAGCAGATCCAGGCGTGGATAGACTACGACGGCGGTAGCAGTCTGCTCAACGTGACCGTCGCCCCGGTGTCCGTGACTGACCGGCCGCACCGGCCGCTCATATCAACAAAGCTTGATCTCCGATCGGTCTTCAAGGAGAACATGTACGTCGGCTTCTCATCGGCGACGGGGAAGCTCGCGAGCTCGCACTACATCCTGGCATGGAGTTTCCGGACCAATGGGCTCGCCCAGCCCATCGATCTCCGGCGGCTGCCAAAGGTCCCCAGGCAGAGAACGCCGGCTCCCAAGGTCCTCATCATCAAATTCGCCGCGGTGGCTTGTGCGGGAACGATCACCTTGGTTGCCGCAGCGATGGTTACTGTGCTCTGGCTCCGGCGTAGAGCGGCGCTCGCCGACAAACTGGAGGACTGGGAGCTGGAGCACCCCCAGAGGATTCCATACATGGAGCTCTACAAGGCGGCCAGGGGGTTCAAGGAGAGCGGATTTCTTGGCTCGGGTGGTTTCGGCCACGTGTACAAAGGTGTGCTCGGACGTCGTCGTTCCGGGTCCGGGTACGGCGACGAGGTGGCCATCAAGCGGATTTCCAGCGGCACCAAGCAAGGGATGAGGGAGTTCGTGGCGGAGGTCTCGAGCCTCGGGCGGATGCGCCACCGTAACCTGGTGGAGCTGCGCGGGTGGTGCAAGCACGACCAGGACCTGCTCCTCGTCTACGAGTTCATGCCCAACGGCAGCCTCGACGCGCACCTGTTCGGCGCGGCGGAGCAGGGCAAGGTGCTCACGTGGGCTCAGCGGTTCGGCGTCATCCGGGGCGTGGCGCGCGGCCTGCTGTACCTGCACGAGGAGTGGGAGCACGTGGTGGTGCACCGCGACGTGAAGGCCAACAACGTGCTGCTCGGCGCCGACATGGGCGCGCGGCTGGGCGACTTCGGTCTGGCGCGCCTCCACGAGCACGGCGCGGCCCCGGGCACCACGCGCGTGGCCGGCACCCTGGGGTACATGGCCCCCGAGCTCACCGTCACCAGCCGCGCCACCACGGCCACCGACGTCTTCTCCTTCGGCGCGCTGCTCCTCGAGGTCGCGTGCGGCCGCCGGCCCGTCGAGCGGGGCGAGGCGGCGGACGTGGTCTTGGTGCGCTGGGTCCGGGGCTGCGGGCTAGACGGCGACCTGCTGCGGGCCGTGGACCCGAGGCTGGACGGGTGCTACGACGCCGCGGAGGCGAAGCTGGTGCTGTGTCTGGGCATGGTGTGTAGCCTCGGCCGGCCTGAGGCCAGGCCCAGCATGAGGCAGGTCTGCCAGTTTCTCAACGGCGAGAAGGTGCTGCCGGAGGACGCGGTTCTCGTGTTCTCGGATCCCGACTCGTCCGTGTTCCTTGGGCCCGTGCTCTCCTCCATGACCTTGTCGTCCTCCGGTGGAACCATGTCGCTCGCCTCGCAGCATGGAGGTCGGTGA